The region TTATTTATAAAAATAGTTGAGGCCAGAGGTCACTAATGATCAATTGATTTATCTATCAAATGACCAGTTCATAATATCAGTACGCAATCCAATATTGAGCCACATGGTACTTTCACCACGAACCAAATCATTATTATACCGCGGATTCTGACTGCGGTAAATCACTTGACCAAATACTTTTAATCTACTTGCTGGATTGATCACATAACCAGCTTCCAGGTGTCCATAAAAGAAATTGGAGATATTACCTTGTACAGTTTCATTACCATTATCAGAAACACGATCATCTTCAGAGCCGTAAATATTCCCTCCATAGAACGCATTATCTCCATTTTGAAGAATATCGTAACCGCGTTCTCCATAAATAGCTTTGGCAATTCCATACCAGCGGTCTTTTGTATAACGACCTATTAGTATAGCCTCATAAAAGTTAGCTCCCCAAGGGTGTGCTAGTGCTTGATTGCTATTAGCATAATTGAGCACTACAGAATTGTGAGAATAGGTATAAGGTCGTACTCTATTGTATTCTAATTGCATCATTAGGTTGGGTACTTTAAAAGCATTCTGCCATTTCATACCTAACTGGTAAGCACTTTTATTTTGATAACTCCCATCCCCACTAACTACAGAAGCTCCTGAGAATTCATCTATAGTTAATTGTCCATAACCCGTTAAACGGTCACTAAATTTATATTTTGCCGTAAAACCTAATAACGCATTACCTCCGCGAGAACCTGTTTGTAATTCTACAGATTGATAAAAAATAACCGGGTTTACATAATTGAAATCAAATCCCCTCTGGTTATCATCTTGCCACAATACACTTTCAAAAAGCCCTATGTTTAATCTTTTTGTTGCGTTCCAACTTAAGTAATGATGGGTCATATACTTTGTTCGAAAAGAATCGTCAGCAGTTACTTCAGATCGCACATCTCTTAAAGAGGTATATAAAACGGTATAGTCCAGTTTCCAGAATTTGGCATTGAGTTTAAAATATGGAAATGGTTGCGAGTTATCACTCAAGACTAACGAGCGGTATCCATCACCTATAAAATGCTGTCCATGGCCTAATTGTAAATCAAAGTATTTACTGGGCTTGTAATTGATATACCCCGTTGCTACTGGATAATCAAAGATGTTTTCACCGCCGTCTTCAGCTATACCTCTTCCAGGAACGATCCCAGGATTACCGCCATCTGGAGCACGCAGTCTTACTTCTCGTTCAAAATAACCAGGAAATCTCGCTTGAGATTCTTGTATGTTCATACCAAAAGTAATTTGATCCCCTATTCCACCACTTACATTTACTAACCTTGTATTGTTATACGTGTTCACATCATCTCTAGAATCTTTACCAAGTTGTAGGTCTACTCCAGGATCTACCACAAACCAATAGTCTTCTCCAGCTACTTCAAAAAAGTGTTCATTGTACCATTTGCGGCCTAACCACGTCTTTTGATCTTTAAGAAGCGACTCTCTTTCTGCTTCTAAGTCAAAATACTGATCCACATAATTAAAAGTATAGGGTTTTACAGCGGTATGCGCATTATTCCCAACCCGATTCATAGCTGCTTCGTATCGATGGTACCTTTGATAGGAGAGTGGAATATTGGCATCAGACCTCAGTTGATTTCTATCGTACTGGTCGCTTATGATGTTGTTGTACTCTTCATTCGCTTTCGCGAAAGCGAGACTATCTTCAGCCTCTTTCTTTCTTTGCTGCTTTTTAACCTCATTATCAGAATTGCTATAGACTTGAAAAGAACCTGATTCCTTCATAGGAACAGGAATATTAAGTATAAACTGCATGTAGGTTGGGTCGCCATTAAAAGTAGGCGCCTCCACTTTAGGCAGCTTTTCAAAAGCTATAATCATCTCCTCCTTTAAAGATGCTTTTAAAGCATCCGTTCGTATCAAAACAAAACTACCTTCACGATCTACTTCAAATCGCATGGTAACTGATTGATTAGGGACACTATCGTTCTTCACTGGATGCTGGTAGTTGTCTTTAAGCTGCGCATAAAGTGTCTTGTAAAAACAATCTTCTAATTGGTCAATAGCTTTTTCTTTGCACTCGTCAAAAACAGGGAATCTCTCAATGTCTGACTGTGCAAAAACAGCGCTAGATAAGGTCAAGAAAAGGAATGTATATAGAAATTTCATAGCTTCTTAATAAGTAGCAAATATACTTGTTTTAATAAGTGTCCAAAAACAGAAAAGCCATGAAAATTCATGGCTTTAAAAATAAAGAAAACAAATAGAATCAATCATTTATTTGAAATCGGATAGGCAGTGCATAAGTCACATTAACCGGCATGTGGTCAATTTTACCTGGGGTCATTTCTGGCAATCTAGAGATCACTTGATAGGCTTCCTTTTCTAACTCCTTATTAGGTGCTTTTACTAATATATCTTTAGGAAACCCGTCTATGCCTATTGTAAACTGAACATAAATAATAACTATATCTTTTCCTATTACAGAGTTTGCGAGACCTGTATCAAACTTGCGCTGTATAAAACGAGCCATCTTTTTATTCAGACAACCTACTCGTTCTACTCGATCCATTGCAGCACTGCAGCCAGGAAATAGTGGCACCTCATGAACAGAACCTAGCACCTCATTTTTAGGTGTTAGAGGAGCGGTTTTTACTCCTGTTTCTGTTGCACCTGTTTTCAGTGGAGGAGTCTTTGCACTAGCCGCAGGTGTTTTTTCTGGATCTGGAAGATCTGTGGTATTGTCTTTTACCTTTTTAGGTGGCTTGTTAGGATCTACTTTAGGAATTATAGGCTTTGTCTTTTTAATTTCAGGCTTAGACTCTTTGTTAGGTACAATAATGACTTCACCTATATTAACATCCTCCGAAGGCATATACACAGTATGTGCTGTTGGGAACTTCTTTACCGGCATTGCGGTAGTCAGTTCCATAATAAGGAATGCAGCGACCAGCGCTGCAATCAATCCTATCTGGAAATTAATAATTGGGTTGACTTTAGTGTTCGCGGCTTGTTTATCAGCTCTGCGAGTGTTCTGAGGTGTTGCAGCACCTATTTCCTCTTTTGAAGTTTTCATAAAAAATGGTTTATGTTATTTCAAAAGGAAATCAAGAAGCATACCAAAAAAAATCCCCAACCTATTCTGGTTGGGGATTTTATTTATTAAGGAAGACTCTTATTTAGTCTTGTACTGAAAATATGATCGGTAATGCATAGATAACCCCTACTGGCTTACCTCGTTGCTTTCCTGGCGTCATTGATGGCAATCTATTAATAACTCTAGCTGCTTCAGCCTG is a window of Nonlabens sp. MB-3u-79 DNA encoding:
- a CDS encoding energy transducer TonB, encoding MKTSKEEIGAATPQNTRRADKQAANTKVNPIINFQIGLIAALVAAFLIMELTTAMPVKKFPTAHTVYMPSEDVNIGEVIIVPNKESKPEIKKTKPIIPKVDPNKPPKKVKDNTTDLPDPEKTPAASAKTPPLKTGATETGVKTAPLTPKNEVLGSVHEVPLFPGCSAAMDRVERVGCLNKKMARFIQRKFDTGLANSVIGKDIVIIYVQFTIGIDGFPKDILVKAPNKELEKEAYQVISRLPEMTPGKIDHMPVNVTYALPIRFQIND